From Candidatus Palauibacter soopunensis, a single genomic window includes:
- a CDS encoding IS1595 family transposase: MATGRKSSGMGSVGRSHRKGISLIELAERFPDEAAAEKWFESLYWPDGEMCCLRCGSVNAYRVKSGKPMPYRCRDCKRYFSLKTGSAMEASNLPLRKWAWAIYLSATSLKGVSAMKLHRDLKISYQAAWFMFHRIREGLAAEAAELDRFAGDIEVDEGYFGGRRENKPLAIRRTLSGRGPVDMAKVVAVKDRKTKRIKAVVVDSVDKATVHPLVESSRQKGAKVYTDEARVYEGLADRESVKHSVGEYVDGMAHVNGVESFWSMMKRGYHGTFHHVSWKHLQRYVYEFAGRHNIRDMDTIDQMAHIAAGMVGKRLLFRELTFNEEAEATA; the protein is encoded by the coding sequence ATGGCGACGGGAAGAAAGTCAAGCGGGATGGGAAGTGTTGGACGGTCGCATCGTAAGGGTATTAGCCTGATAGAGTTGGCTGAGCGGTTTCCCGACGAAGCGGCTGCCGAGAAGTGGTTCGAGAGTCTTTACTGGCCCGATGGCGAGATGTGCTGCCTTCGGTGCGGTTCAGTGAACGCATACAGAGTGAAGTCCGGCAAACCGATGCCGTATCGCTGTCGCGATTGCAAGCGATATTTCTCGCTCAAGACGGGCAGCGCTATGGAAGCCAGTAACTTGCCGCTCAGGAAGTGGGCATGGGCGATCTATTTGAGCGCGACCAGTCTGAAGGGCGTGAGCGCGATGAAGCTGCATCGTGATCTCAAGATCAGCTATCAGGCGGCGTGGTTCATGTTCCACCGCATTCGCGAGGGGTTGGCTGCGGAAGCTGCGGAGTTGGACCGGTTCGCTGGCGATATCGAAGTAGACGAGGGTTACTTCGGTGGCAGGCGTGAGAACAAGCCGCTGGCGATCCGCCGTACGTTGAGCGGCAGGGGTCCGGTAGACATGGCGAAGGTCGTGGCCGTGAAGGACCGGAAGACGAAGCGGATCAAGGCGGTCGTGGTGGACAGCGTAGACAAGGCGACGGTACACCCGCTGGTCGAGTCGAGCCGCCAGAAGGGCGCGAAGGTCTACACGGACGAAGCGCGGGTGTACGAGGGCTTGGCCGACAGGGAGTCAGTGAAGCATAGCGTTGGTGAGTACGTGGACGGCATGGCACATGTGAACGGCGTTGAGAGCTTCTGGAGCATGATGAAGCGTGGGTATCACGGAACGTTCCACCATGTGAGTTGGAAGCATCTTCAGCGGTACGTCTACGAGTTCGCCGGACGGCACAACATCAGGGACATGGACACCATCGACCAGATGGCGCACATTGCGGCTGGCATGGTAGGCAAGCGGCTCCTGTTCAGGGAGTTGACGTTCAACGAGGAAGCGGAGGCGACGGCATGA
- a CDS encoding DNA methyltransferase, which yields MNSNTVHLIATDPPFNKGRDFHATPDSLASGGSFQDRWSWERDVHQEWVDQISDDNPPLMEAIESARHAHSDGMGAFMCFMSVRLMEMHRILRSDGSIYLHCDYTASHYLKACMDAIFGWKSFRNEILWVYGTTARGAKAIAKQFARNNDSILFYSKHAKTRCWNYPARTVKVPLKESPYRVVDGECFKTAPRGDYTDESIERLRAENRVYVTRNNNIRIKYFAEKWDGEYVWESKKWGNVWDDIPDAMHMSPAEKTGAATQKPLKLYKRMIEASSNEGDIVLDPFAGCATTPIAAEQMDRQWVAIDLWDRAHEVVIDRLRREAWLSADGVADTLFTAGEVHYETEPPERTDFGETAAPKLRTRMRVKEPGPYMSRAAMYEVLLSKRGKVCEGCDPTFDDRRYLELDHNTPRADGGLNHISNRILLCSPCNRLKSHTYTLSGLRRENAKRGYMAKSN from the coding sequence ATGAATAGCAACACGGTTCACCTTATCGCGACCGATCCACCGTTCAACAAAGGCCGCGATTTCCACGCTACGCCCGACAGCCTTGCATCAGGAGGGAGCTTCCAAGATCGATGGAGTTGGGAACGGGACGTTCATCAGGAGTGGGTGGACCAGATCAGCGACGACAACCCGCCGTTGATGGAGGCCATTGAATCGGCTCGTCATGCCCACTCGGATGGCATGGGCGCGTTCATGTGCTTTATGAGCGTCCGATTGATGGAGATGCACCGCATACTGCGGAGCGATGGCAGCATATACTTACACTGCGATTACACAGCAAGCCATTACTTGAAAGCCTGCATGGATGCGATCTTTGGGTGGAAGAGTTTCCGCAATGAGATTCTGTGGGTATACGGTACAACCGCTCGTGGCGCTAAGGCTATTGCTAAGCAATTTGCTCGCAACAATGACAGCATCTTGTTCTACAGCAAACACGCTAAGACGCGGTGCTGGAACTATCCCGCCCGCACAGTAAAAGTTCCGCTAAAGGAGTCGCCATATCGAGTTGTGGACGGAGAGTGTTTTAAGACGGCACCACGGGGCGATTACACTGACGAAAGCATTGAACGGCTCAGGGCTGAAAACCGTGTTTACGTGACGCGCAACAACAACATACGGATCAAGTATTTTGCCGAGAAGTGGGACGGCGAATATGTGTGGGAAAGTAAGAAATGGGGTAATGTGTGGGACGATATTCCCGATGCCATGCACATGAGTCCAGCCGAGAAAACAGGTGCTGCGACTCAGAAGCCCTTGAAGTTGTACAAGCGAATGATCGAGGCAAGCAGCAACGAGGGCGACATAGTATTGGACCCCTTCGCAGGTTGTGCTACAACGCCAATCGCCGCCGAGCAGATGGATCGGCAGTGGGTGGCGATAGATTTGTGGGACAGGGCACATGAAGTAGTAATCGACCGCCTACGCCGAGAGGCATGGTTAAGTGCGGATGGTGTGGCAGACACGTTGTTCACGGCGGGGGAGGTACACTACGAGACCGAACCACCCGAGCGGACAGACTTCGGTGAGACAGCCGCGCCGAAGTTGCGTACGCGGATGCGTGTGAAGGAGCCAGGGCCGTACATGAGCCGCGCCGCGATGTACGAAGTACTGCTGAGCAAGCGAGGCAAGGTCTGCGAGGGCTGTGACCCGACGTTCGATGATAGGCGCTATCTGGAGTTGGACCATAACACGCCACGAGCGGACGGCGGGTTGAACCATATCAGCAATCGCATTCTGCTGTGCTCGCCGTGCAATCGTCTCAAGAGTCATACCTACACGCTGAGCGGGTTGCGGCGAGAGAACGCAAAGCGCGGGTACATGGCCAAGTCCAACTGA